Proteins from one Streptomyces genisteinicus genomic window:
- a CDS encoding ATP-binding cassette domain-containing protein — MDTQPGGTVDTEPGGAAHRRTGEALRSAAAAFALAWRAGPAVVAAYVTVSVVAGLLPTAAALLVSSLLDRLTTPGGGSLTPVALLLVAATLGTQLTTPASEFLRGESTRALRVRVQGEMLDGVNRLPGMRHFEDPAFQDRLRLAQQAAGNAPDLLVGSVVSGLQAAVLLAGFLITVFVINPVLGAVTVLLAVPALRTQLAAGRRRAEVLRDTMGNSRREMFYGSLLSDTDTLKEVRLFNLQRYFTDRAAAELRTVVRAERGTDLRNLRERVPDLLLGAAVFGAGLLWAVRAAGRGELTVGDLSVFVTATAGIQRGVAQLASTTATAYQAALTFTYFRTLRDVPPDLELAERPRPVPALAGRLELRDVWFRYSPGSPWILRGVDLSLGAGEVTALVGVNGTGKSTLVKLLCRLYEPTRGRILWDGADLRDFDPAELRERVAAVFQDYGRYDLTAGENIGIGRVGDAGREDLVAEAAAAAGVHPRLSRLGQGYGTLLSRIFASAGAAGAAVGELLSGGEWQRVAVARAFMRRDADLMILDEPSSGLDAAAEQEIHDSLRTLRAEATVLVISHRLSTVRDADRIVVLGEGRITESGTHDELIALDGTYARLFRLQSAGYAAPEGAGGTPGDGGRTAPERKDVAGAEAVAEPEGPPDMKSGAEPVGVPEPVTTPEPVAVPEPATVPGRAEGHPHR; from the coding sequence GTGGACACGCAGCCCGGCGGCACTGTGGACACCGAGCCCGGCGGCGCCGCGCACCGCCGCACCGGGGAAGCCCTGCGCTCCGCGGCAGCGGCCTTCGCCCTGGCCTGGCGGGCCGGGCCGGCGGTCGTCGCCGCCTACGTGACGGTCAGTGTCGTCGCCGGCCTGCTCCCCACCGCGGCGGCCCTGCTGGTGAGCAGCCTCCTGGACCGGCTGACCACGCCCGGCGGCGGTTCGCTGACGCCCGTCGCGCTGCTGCTCGTGGCGGCGACGCTCGGCACCCAGCTGACCACCCCCGCATCCGAGTTCCTGCGCGGCGAGAGCACCCGCGCGCTCCGGGTGCGGGTGCAGGGCGAGATGCTCGACGGGGTCAACCGCCTCCCCGGCATGCGGCACTTCGAGGACCCCGCGTTCCAGGACCGGCTGCGTCTCGCCCAGCAGGCCGCCGGCAACGCACCGGACCTGCTGGTCGGTTCGGTCGTCAGCGGCCTCCAGGCCGCGGTGCTGCTCGCCGGGTTCCTGATCACCGTCTTCGTGATCAACCCGGTGCTCGGCGCGGTGACGGTGCTGCTGGCCGTGCCCGCGCTCCGCACCCAGCTGGCGGCCGGCCGGCGGCGGGCCGAGGTGCTCCGCGACACGATGGGCAACAGCCGCCGCGAGATGTTCTACGGCAGCCTCCTGTCGGACACCGACACGCTGAAGGAGGTCCGGCTCTTCAACCTCCAGCGCTACTTCACCGACCGGGCGGCGGCCGAGCTGCGTACGGTGGTGCGGGCCGAGCGCGGCACCGACCTGCGCAATCTGCGCGAACGCGTCCCCGACCTGCTGCTCGGTGCGGCCGTCTTCGGCGCGGGGCTGCTGTGGGCCGTGCGCGCCGCCGGGCGCGGTGAACTCACCGTCGGCGACCTGTCCGTGTTCGTCACCGCGACGGCCGGGATCCAGCGGGGCGTCGCCCAGCTCGCCTCCACCACGGCGACGGCCTACCAGGCGGCGCTGACCTTCACCTACTTCCGCACCCTGCGCGACGTGCCGCCGGACCTGGAGCTGGCCGAGCGGCCGCGTCCGGTGCCCGCGCTCGCCGGCCGTCTCGAACTGCGCGACGTCTGGTTCCGGTACTCGCCCGGATCGCCGTGGATCCTGCGCGGTGTCGACCTGAGCCTCGGGGCGGGTGAGGTGACCGCGCTCGTGGGCGTCAACGGCACCGGCAAGAGCACCCTGGTGAAGCTGCTCTGCCGGCTGTACGAACCGACGCGCGGCCGGATCCTGTGGGACGGCGCCGACCTGCGCGACTTCGACCCGGCCGAACTGCGCGAGCGGGTCGCCGCGGTCTTCCAGGACTACGGCCGGTACGACCTGACGGCCGGCGAGAACATCGGCATCGGCCGCGTCGGGGACGCCGGACGTGAGGACCTGGTGGCCGAGGCGGCGGCCGCCGCCGGTGTGCATCCGCGGCTCTCCCGTCTCGGCCAGGGCTACGGCACGCTGCTCAGCCGCATCTTCGCGTCCGCGGGGGCGGCCGGGGCGGCGGTCGGGGAGCTGCTCTCCGGCGGCGAATGGCAGCGGGTGGCCGTGGCACGCGCGTTCATGCGCCGCGACGCCGACCTGATGATCCTCGACGAACCGAGTTCCGGGCTGGACGCCGCGGCGGAGCAGGAGATCCACGACAGTCTGCGGACGCTCCGCGCCGAGGCGACCGTCCTGGTCATCTCCCACCGGCTCAGCACCGTCCGTGACGCCGACCGGATCGTCGTCCTCGGGGAGGGGCGCATCACGGAGAGCGGAACGCACGACGAACTCATCGCCCTCGACGGGACGTACGCGCGGCTCTTCCGGCTCCAGTCGGCGGGGTACGCCGCACCCGAGGGGGCCGGCGGGACGCCCGGCGACGGCGGGCGGACGGCGCCGGAGCGGAAGGACGTGGCGGGCGCGGAAGCCGTGGCGGAACCGGAGGGACCGCCGGACATGAAGTCCGGGGCGGAACCGGTGGGCGTGCCCGAGCCGGTGACCACACCGGAGCCCGTGGCCGTACCGGAGCCGGCGACCGTACCGGGCCGAGCGGAAGGACACCCCCACCGATGA
- a CDS encoding S26 family signal peptidase: MTPAVVTLCAVAALVAALLGTARRTLVAVTVHGASMYPALAPGDRILVLRRGPSARRPRGGRVVVLRADRIPGAGPGGLLVKRVAARPGEPVPPGTGTGVVPAGHLVVLGDNPAVSTDSRVWGAVPSGSVAGVMVARIGRTGPPRPAAGRAPRGA, encoded by the coding sequence ATGACTCCAGCCGTGGTCACCCTCTGCGCCGTCGCGGCGCTCGTCGCCGCGCTGCTGGGCACGGCGCGGCGGACGCTGGTCGCCGTCACCGTGCACGGCGCCAGCATGTACCCGGCCCTCGCACCCGGGGACCGCATCCTGGTACTGCGGCGCGGGCCCTCCGCCCGGCGGCCCCGCGGCGGCCGGGTCGTCGTGCTCCGCGCCGACCGCATCCCCGGGGCCGGACCCGGGGGGCTGCTCGTCAAGCGGGTGGCCGCGCGTCCCGGGGAGCCCGTGCCGCCCGGGACGGGTACCGGGGTCGTCCCCGCGGGGCATCTGGTGGTGCTCGGCGACAACCCGGCCGTCAGCACCGATTCGCGTGTCTGGGGAGCGGTGCCGTCGGGCAGCGTCGCCGGGGTGATGGTCGCCCGGATCGGCCGCACCGGCCCGCCGCGTCCGGCCGCGGGGCGCGCGCCGCGCGGCGCCTGA
- a CDS encoding sensor histidine kinase: protein MRRPRERGAGPPEHSAETRDRLRRLNLVMLLPPLAATGAACVALDAETWPQAAVLSAGVAAALVAFVRWAAGRVLGVAVPCLVVAAAVWVFGVVEGCGTAFYGIAVVGPHVVSRLPRRRGAAAVALVSFVALTGLARLLITRDDLPAELVSYVIVPAGVTAVVTGLMFPNQRFYGLVAELERSREREAELAVIRERVRFAGDLHDIQGHTLHVVRLKAALARKLVHTDAERAEQELREIQSLVGDTIARTKELANAQRRLNLSAELENAKNLFEAAGIRVRVTRAADVDARTGEQLGQVLRETTTNILRHAEATSVRIELTATGITIANDGARPGPLPGLRGLSALRSRLADDGGELTVEQDDGWFLTAARFPAAGDGTRGTTEEGDR from the coding sequence TCCCGCCGCTCGCCGCCACCGGGGCCGCCTGTGTGGCGCTGGACGCCGAGACCTGGCCGCAGGCCGCCGTGCTGAGCGCGGGTGTGGCGGCCGCCCTGGTGGCGTTCGTCCGGTGGGCGGCGGGCCGTGTCCTCGGCGTCGCCGTCCCGTGCCTGGTGGTGGCCGCGGCGGTGTGGGTGTTCGGTGTGGTGGAGGGGTGCGGCACCGCCTTCTACGGCATCGCGGTCGTGGGCCCCCACGTCGTCTCCCGGCTGCCGCGCCGTCGCGGCGCCGCGGCCGTCGCCCTGGTGTCGTTCGTCGCCCTGACGGGCCTGGCCCGCCTGTTGATCACCCGGGACGACCTCCCCGCCGAACTCGTCTCCTACGTCATCGTCCCCGCGGGCGTCACCGCCGTCGTGACCGGTCTGATGTTCCCCAACCAGCGGTTCTACGGCCTCGTCGCCGAACTGGAGCGGTCCCGCGAACGGGAGGCGGAGCTGGCCGTCATCCGCGAACGGGTCCGCTTCGCGGGCGACCTCCACGACATCCAGGGGCACACCCTGCACGTGGTCAGGCTGAAGGCCGCCCTCGCCCGGAAGCTGGTGCACACCGACGCCGAGCGCGCCGAGCAGGAACTGCGCGAGATCCAGTCCCTGGTCGGCGACACCATCGCCCGGACGAAGGAGCTCGCGAACGCACAGCGCCGGCTCAACCTCTCCGCCGAGCTGGAGAACGCGAAGAACCTCTTCGAGGCCGCGGGCATCCGGGTGCGCGTCACCCGGGCAGCGGACGTCGACGCCAGGACCGGTGAACAGCTCGGCCAGGTGCTCCGCGAGACGACGACCAACATCCTGCGGCACGCCGAGGCCACCTCGGTGCGCATCGAGCTGACCGCCACCGGGATCACCATCGCCAACGACGGCGCGCGCCCGGGCCCGCTGCCCGGACTCAGAGGGCTCTCCGCCCTCCGCAGCCGCCTCGCGGACGACGGCGGCGAACTCACCGTCGAGCAGGACGACGGCTGGTTCCTGACGGCCGCGCGGTTCCCGGCAGCGGGCGACGGAACCCGCGGCACGACCGAGGAGGGCGACCGGTGA
- a CDS encoding response regulator transcription factor, whose protein sequence is MTTVVLADDEVLLRKALAALLPLEGEITVLAEAADGAAAIEATLRHEPDVLVIDLEMPGVDGLGAVAEIRRARPGQVILMLTRHARPGVLRKALRLGVQGFVSKSAEPAHITSVIAALHDGKRWIDPDVSARAVIDDCPLTERETDVLRVTAEGYSVAEIAARLHLAEGTVRNYLSHAMQKTQTRTRHEAARYAREHDWL, encoded by the coding sequence GTGACCACGGTGGTACTCGCCGACGACGAGGTCCTGCTGCGCAAGGCACTGGCGGCGCTGCTGCCCCTGGAGGGCGAGATCACCGTGCTCGCCGAGGCCGCGGACGGGGCGGCGGCGATCGAGGCCACCCTGCGCCACGAACCCGACGTGCTCGTCATCGACCTGGAGATGCCCGGCGTGGACGGACTCGGCGCCGTCGCGGAGATCCGCCGCGCACGGCCCGGCCAGGTGATCCTCATGCTGACGCGCCACGCCCGGCCCGGTGTGCTCCGCAAGGCGCTGAGACTCGGAGTCCAGGGCTTCGTCAGCAAGTCGGCGGAACCCGCGCACATCACCTCCGTCATCGCCGCCCTGCACGACGGCAAGCGGTGGATCGACCCCGACGTGTCCGCCCGCGCCGTCATCGACGACTGCCCGCTCACCGAACGGGAGACGGACGTCCTGCGGGTGACCGCCGAGGGCTACTCGGTCGCCGAGATCGCGGCCCGCCTCCACCTCGCGGAGGGGACGGTGCGCAACTACCTCTCCCACGCCATGCAGAAGACGCAGACCCGTACCCGGCACGAGGCGGCGCGCTACGCGCGGGAGCACGACTGGCTCTGA